Proteins found in one Pongo pygmaeus isolate AG05252 chromosome 8, NHGRI_mPonPyg2-v2.0_pri, whole genome shotgun sequence genomic segment:
- the LOC129006765 gene encoding steroid 17-alpha-hydroxylase/17,20 lyase, whose translation MWELVALLLLTLAYLFWPKRRCPGAKYPKSLLSLPLVGSLPFLPRHGHMHNNFFKLQKKYGPIYSVRMGTKTTVIVGHHQLAKEVLIKKGKDFSGRPQMATLDITSNNRKGIAFADSGAQWQLHRRLAMATFALFKDGDQKLEKIICQEISTLCDMLATHNGQPIDISFPVFVAVTNVISLICFNTSYKNGDPELNIIQNYNEGIIDNLSKDSLVDLIPWLKIFPNKTLENLKSHVKIRNDLLNKILENYKEKFRSDSVTNMMDTLMQAKMNSDNGNAGPDQDSELLSDNHILTTIGDIFGAGVETTTSVVKWTVAFLLHNPQVKKKLYEEIDQNVGFSRTPTISDRNRLLLLEATIREVLRIRPVAPMLIPHKANIDSSIGEFAVDKGTHVIINLWALHHNEKEWHQPDQFMPERFLNPAGTQLISPSVSYLPFGAGPRSCIGEILARQELFLIMAWLLQRFDLEVPDDGQLPSLEGIPKVVFLIDSFKVKIKVRQAWREAQADGST comes from the exons ATGTGGGAGCTCGTGGCTCTCTTGCTGCTTACCCTAGCTTATTTGTTTTGGCCCAAAAGAAGGTGCCCTGGTGCCAAGTACCCCAAGAGCCTCCTGTCCCTGCCCCTGGTGGGCAGCCTGCCATTCCTCCCCAGACATGGCCATATGCATAACAACTTCTTCAAGCTGCAGAAAAAATATGGCCCCATCTATTCTGTTCGTATGGGCACCAAGACTACAGTGATTGTCGGCCACCACCAGCTGGCCAAGGAGGTGCTTATTAAGAAGGGCAAGGACTTCTCTGGGCGGCCTCAAATG GCAACTCTAGACATCACGTCCAACAACCGTAAGGGTATCGCCTTCGCTGACTCTGGCGCACAATGGCAGCTGCATCGAAGGCTGGCGATGGCCACCTTTGCCCTGTTCAAGGATGGCGATCAGAAGCTGGAGAAGATCA TTTGTCAGGAAATCAGTACATTGTGTGATATGTTGGCCACCCACAACGGACAGCCCATAGACATCTCCTTTCCCGTCTTCGTGGCGGTAACCAATGTCATCTCCTTGATCTGCTTCAATACCTCTTACAAGAATGGGGACCCTGAGTTGAATATCATACAGAATTACAATGAAGGCATCATAGACAACCTGAGCAAGGACAGCCTAGTGGACCTAATCCCCTGGTTGAAG aTTTTCCCCAACAAAACCCTGGAAAACTTAAAGAGCCATGTTAAAATACGAAATGATCTGCTgaataaaatacttgaaaattacAAG GAGAAATTCCGGAGTGACTCTGTCACCAACATGATGGACACACTGATGCAAGCCAAGATGAACTCAGATAATGGCAATGCTGGCCCAGATCAAGACTCAGAGCTGCTTTCAGATAACCACATTCTCACCACCATAGGGGACATCTTTGGGGCTGGCGTGGAGACCACCACCTCTGTGGTTAAATGGACCGTGGCCTTCCTGCTGCACAATCCTCAG GTGAAGAAGAAGCTCTACGAGGAGATTGACCAGAATGTGGGTTTCAGCCGCACACCAACTATCAGTGACCGTAACCGTCTCCTCCTGCTGGAGGCCACCATCCGAGAGGTGCTTCGCATCAGGCCCGTGGCCCCTATGCTCATCCCCCACAAGGCCAACATTGACTCCAG CATCGGTGAGTTTGCTGTGGACAAGGGCACACATGTTATCATCAATCTGTGGGCACTGCATCACAAtgagaaggaatggcaccagccgGATCAGTTCATGCCTG AGCGTTTCTTGAATCCAGCGGGGACCCAGCTCATCTCACCGTCAGTAAGCTATTTGCCCTTCGGAGCAGGACCTCGCTCCTGTATAGGTGAGATCCTGGCCCGCCAGGAGCTCTTCCTCATCATGGCCTGGCTGCTGCAGAGGTTCGACCTGGAGGTGCCAGATGATGGGCAGCTGCCCTCCCTGGAAGGCATCCCCAAGGTGGTCTTTCTGATCGACTCTTTCAAAGTGAAGATCAAGGTGCGCCAGGCCTGGAGGGAAGCCCAGGCTGACGGTAGCACCTAA